One Brassica napus cultivar Da-Ae chromosome C2, Da-Ae, whole genome shotgun sequence DNA window includes the following coding sequences:
- the LOC106362197 gene encoding MLP-like protein 31: MAEPSSLLGKLEIEVEIKASAEKFHHMFAERPHHIPKATPGHIKGCDLHDGEWGKVGSIIVWNYVHDGEPKVAKDIIEAVDREKNLFKMRVIEGDLVKEYKNFVLTIQATPKHDGSGSIVHWLIEYEKISEEVAHPETLVQLLTEMSQGIDEHLLTEE; encoded by the exons ATGGCAGAGCCGTCTAGTTTGCTGGGGAAGCTTGAGATAGAAGTGGAGATCAAAGCTTCCGCTGAGAAGTTCCATCACATGTTCGCAGAGAGACCACACCATATCCCGAAAGCAACTCCAGGCCACATTAAGGGATGTGATCTGCACGACGGCGAATGGGGAAAAGTTGGCTCTATCATCGTCTGGAACTACGTTCATG ATGGAGAGCCAAAGGTGGCGAAGGACATAATAGAAGCTGTGGATCGGGAGAAGAACCTGTTCAAGATGAGGGTTATAGAAGGTGATCTCGTGAAAGAGTACAAGAACTTTGTGTTGACGATCCAGGCGACCCCTAAGCATGACGGGTCCGGAAGTATTGTGCACTGGCTTATTGAGTATGAGAAAATTAGTGAGGAGGTGGCTCACCCTGAGactcttgtccagctccttaCTGAAATGTCTCAAGGGATCGACGAACATCTCTTGACCGAAGAATAG
- the LOC106362198 gene encoding MLP-like protein 31 gives MAEASTLVGKLETDVEIKASAGKFHHMFAGRPHHVSKATPGNIQNCELHEGNWGKVGSVVIWNYVHDGEAKVAKERVEAVEPEKNLITFRVVEGDLLKEYKSFVITIQVTPKHGGPGSVVHWHLEYEKISDEVAHPETLLQFCVEISKEIDEHLLNEE, from the exons ATGGCAGAAGCGTCTACTTTGGTGGGGAAGCTTGAGACAGATGTGGAGATCAAAGCTTCTGCTGGAAAGTTCCATCACATGTTCGCAGGAAGACCACACCATGTGTCCAAAGCAACTCCGGGCAACATTCAGAACTGTGAGCTACATGAAGGCAACTGGGGCAAAGTCGGTTCAGTCGTCATCTGGAACTACGTTCATG ATGGAGAGGCAAAGGTGGCTAAGGAGAGGGTCGAGGCGGTGGAGCCAGAGAAGAACCTGATCACGTTCAGGGTTGTAGAAGGTGATCTGTTGAAAGAGTACAAAAGCTTTGTGATCACAATCCAGGTGACCCCTAAGCATGGAGGGCCTGGTAGTGTTGTGCACTGGCACCTTGAGTACGAGAAAATTAGCGATGAGGTTGCTCACCCTGAAACCCTCCTCCAGTTCTGTGTTGAAATCTCAAAAGAGATCGATGAACATCTCTTGAACGAAGAATAG